A single window of Eucalyptus grandis isolate ANBG69807.140 chromosome 1, ASM1654582v1, whole genome shotgun sequence DNA harbors:
- the LOC104450647 gene encoding DNA-binding protein SMUBP-2 gives MPADAQRAPQHHPLPDERRQRYWHHPEEDQEPEESLSQEEARPRPPPTAGEADNPKKKKEAAAAAAAGETLSVGALHQNGDPLGWRDLGKSVVRWICQAMRAMASDFAAAEVQGEFSEVRQRMGPGLTFVIQAQPYLNAIPMPLGLEAICLKACTHYPTLFDHFQRELRDVLQGLERQSVVPNWRGTESWKLLKELASSAQHKAIARKASQPKPVQGVLGLDLEKVKSIQRRIDDFTTNMSELLCIERDAELEFTQEELDAVPMPDTNSDASKPIEFLVSHGQAQQELCDTICNLYAVSTSTGLGGMHLVLFRVEGNHRLPPTTLSPGDMICVRVCDSRGASTTSCMQGFIHNLGEDGSSISVALESRHGDPTFSKLFGKTLRIDRIQGLADVLTYERNCEALMLLQKNGLHKKNPAIAVVATLFGDTEDVACLEFNQLVNWAEAELEGLSSYGTFDDSQRKAIALGLNKRRPLLIIQGPPGTGKTCLLKELIVQAVQQGERVLMTAPTNAAVDNMVEKLSDIGLDVVRMGNPARISESVASKSLGEIVNARLESFQTEFERKKADLRKDLRHCLKDDSLAAGIRQLLKQLGKAFKKKEKETVKEVLTGAQVVLATNSGAADPLIRRLDSFDLVVIDEAGQAIEPSCWIPMLQGKRCILAGDQCQLAPVVLSRKALEGGLGVSLMERAANLHEGILATLLITQYRMNDAIASWASKEMYEGLLKSSPTVSSHLLVDSPFVKPTWITQCPLLLLDTRMPYGSLSAGCEEHLDPTGTGSLYNEGEADIVVHHVFSLIYAGVSPRAIAVQSPYVAQVQLLRDRLDELPEAAGVEVATIDSFQGREADAVIISMVRSNTLGAVGFLGDSRRMNVAITRARKHVAVVCDSSTICHNTFLARLLRHIRYFGRVKHAEPGSFGGSGLGMDPMLPSIN, from the exons ATGCCTGCAGATGCACAAAGGGCGCCTCAGCATCATCCACTACCGGATGAACGACGCCAGCGGTACTGGCATCACCCAGAGGAGGACCAGGAGCCGGAGGAGTCGCTCTCCCAAGAAGAAGCCCGCCCTCGACCCCCTCCCACTGCTGGGGAGGCAGAcaatccaaagaagaagaaggaggcggcggcggcggcggcggcgggggagacGTTGAGTGTGGGGGCGCTGCACCAGAATGGGGACCCTCTGGGGTGGAGAGACCTGGGCAAGAGCGTGGTGAGGTGGATATGCCAGGCCATGCGTGCCATGGCCTCCGATTTCGCTGCTGCCGAGGTGCAGGGCGAGTTCTCGGAGGTGAGACAGCGGATGGGACCTGGCCTCACTTTCGTCATTCAGGCCCAGCCTTACCTCAATGCCATTCCCATGCCCCTTGGACTTGAAGCCATCTGCCTAAAGGCTTGTACTCACTACCCCACTCTCTTCGATCACTTCCAGCGTGAGCTCCGCGATGTTCTCCAGGGCCTGGAGCGTCAGTCCGTGGTCCCTAATTGGCGTGGCACCGAGTCCTGGAAGTTGCTCAAGGAGCTCGCTTCTTCCG CTCAGCACAAGGCGATTGCCCGCAAGGCATCCCAGCCCAAGCCCGTGCAAGGTGTTCTGGGGTTGGACCTGGAGAAGGTCAAGTCTATACAGAGGAGGATAGACGACTTCACCACGAACATGTCTGAGCTCCTCTGTATTGAACGGGATGCCGAACTCGAGTTCACACAGGAGGAGTTGGATGCAGTGCCCATGCCTGATACTAACTCTGATGCATCGAAACCAATTGAGTTCCTTGTCAGCCATGGCCAGGCTCAGCAAGAACTCTGTGACACCATCTGCAATTTGTATGCAGTTAGCACATCTACCG GATTGGGTGGGATGCATCTGGTATTGTTTAGAGTAGAAGGGAATCACCGGTTGCCACCGACGACATTATCTCCTGGTGACATGATATGCGTAAGGGTGTGCGACAGTCGGGGTGCAAGCACAACTTCGTGCATGCAAGGCTTCATACACAACCTTGGCGAGGATGGTAGCAGCATCAGCGTTGCTTTAGAGTCTCGCCATGGTGATCCTACTTTCTCCAAGCTTTTCGGGAAGACTTTACGAATTGATCGCATACAAGGATTAGCAGATGTGCTGACTTATGAG CGCAACTGTGAAGCACTTATGCTACTCCAGAAGAATGGCCTACATAAGAAAAATCCTGCAATTGCTGTTGTGGCTACTCTATTTGGAGACACGGAAGATGTTGCCTGCCTAGAGTTTAACCAGTTGGTGAATTGGGCTGAAGCAGAGCTGGAAGGATTGTCAAGTTATGGGACGTTTGATGATTCCCAGAGAAAAGCAATCGCCTTGGGTTTAAATAAGAGGCGACCTCTATTGATAATCCAAGGGCCTCCTGGGACAGGGAAAACATGTTTGCTTAAAGAGCTTATTGTCCAGGCGGTTCAACAAGGTGAAAGAGTGCTGATGACAGCACCAACAAATGCAGCTGTTGATAACATGGTTGAAAAACTTTCGGATATTGGGCTTGACGTTGTACGAATGGGCAATCCGGCACGTATATCTGAATCTGTAGCCTCAAAATCATTAGGAGAAATAGTAAATGCGAGGCTTGAAAGTTTCCAAACAGAATTTGAAAGGAAGAAAGCAGATCTAAGGAAAGATCTGAGACACTGCCTTAAGGATGATTCTTTGGCTGCTGGCATACGTCAGCTTCTGAAGCAGCTAGGTAAGGCCTtcaaaaagaaggagaaagagactGTGAAAGAAGTACTCACAGGTGCTCAAGTAGTGCTTGCTACAAACAGTGGAGCAGCTGATCCTTTGATCCGCAGACTGGATTCCTTTGACCTtgttgttatagatgaagctgGTCAGGCAATTGAACCATCATGCTGGATACCTATGTTGCAGGGAAAGCGCTGCATACTTGCTGGTGATCAGTGCCAGCTTGCCCCTGTGGTTTTATCAAGGAAAGCCCTAGAAGGCGGCCTTGGCGTATCACTAATGGAGAGAGCTGCAAATTTGCATGAAGGAATTCTGGCGACCTTGTTGATAACACAATACCGTATGAATGATGCAATTGCAAGTTGGGCCTCTAAGGAGATGTATGAAGGATTATTAAAATCCTCTCCTACTGTTTCTTCACATCTTCTTGTTGATTCCCCGTTTGTGAAG CCGACATGGATAACACAGTGCCCATTGCTGTTGCTCGATACTAGAATGCCATATGGAAGTCTTTCGGCTGGTTGTGAAGAGCATTTGGACCCAACTGGAACAGGCTCATTGTACAATGAGGGGGAAGCAGATATTGTTGTACATCATGTGTTTTCCTTGATTTATGCTG GTGTGAGCCCAAGAGCAATTGCTGTACAATCTCCTTATGTTGCTCAAGTACAACTTTTGAGGGACAGGCTTGATGAGCTTCCAGAGGCAGCAGGTGTCGAGGTTGCAACCATTGATAGCTTTCAAGGTCGGGAGGCTGATGCTGTCATTATATCTATG GTACGCTCAAACACTCTTGGAGCAGTGGGATTCCTTGGGGATAGCAGGCGCATGAATGTTGCCATAACGAGGGCCCGGAAGCATGTTGCTGTTGTGTGTGATAGTTCGACAATATGCCATAACACATTCCTGGCCAGGCTATTGCGTCATATCCGCTATTTTGGTAGAGTGAAGCATGCTGAGCCTGGTAGTTTCGGGGGATCTGGACTCGGGATGGATCCTATGCTGccatcaattaattaa